CTAAAATATACCTCTTTAGCTTCACCTCCATATCAAGAGTAGACACAAAGAGAGGCCTCCTTCTGACCTCTCTCTTGGTGTTGTATTTTACGTTCTGCTGATACATCTGCTCCGTTCCTGGTTCACCTTTGAAGTGGAGGATATACTGCTGTTTGCCAGCACCGAAAGGAATCTCTGTATCTCTGTCTGCCAGGTAGACGTTCTCCAGAGTTTGAGAAGTGACGGAGGCTGTTCCATCACCCtatagagaaaaaacaacaacagcgcAGATGGGAATTTATTAACGTTTTAATGTAATGATGCGTCAGTGTAGCCTGGTTGACACCGGACCCTTCTCAGTTGTAGCTTAGAGTGGGTCTGGGGGAGCTTCATTCACAGCTCATTTCCAAAGGGGCGTCAAATGCCTATGGGCGCAATTGGATAGCccatcaaccaatcagaccagcGATCCAGGTGACGTAGCAGCGACAGCGACATCAACGGGTGGCTGGGCTTCGGTGGCTGTCATGTACAATGTTCAACGGTTGGTGGGCTCTTGGCCAGACTGACTTGCAaagcaaatctcaaatttgccgCAAGTTCATCAGGGTTTTCCCAAGCTAACGTCAATGTGTGGTAAACATTCATTTGGAAAGAGTTACTATAAAGGATCAGAACactacatgtcatttagctgacgcttttatccaaagtgacttaaaATTGCTATCAGAGGTTGCgtgcctctggagcaactagggtttaagtgtcttgctcagggacataTTGGTTGATGTAtggcagtgggaatcgaacaaAGATCTCCTATGCCAAAGCCACCCAGAACAAAGACACATATAGCTGCATTATTGGTACACGCTTGACTGACCTGTCCAAACTCCTGCCATTGTCCACGGTCATCCTTCCAGTACCACACCCACTGTGTTGTCAGAATGAAGTGAGGGGGCTTTGAGACGGAGGAGGCGGTGGACAGGCGACGAACTGGAGACCCTCCATATTTCATCGTCCTGAAGTCAACTGATTGCACAACGGGGGATGGAGAGCTGAAAGCAAGCAGGGAAAGTAAATCAACAATTGAGAGAGTCaacttttctaaagacttgaaCTGATGTGACTAAATGGCAAAAAATCTAGTCTCTTTGCTCAAGAATACTTTTGGAAACCAGAGAAGTGTGTGTACGCTGCAGTAGTCTATTTTTTCATGCACCTTTGTAAAGACAGAAGTCTGAAAATCCCCAAGGTGGACGATGGTGAATCCATGCGGCTTGTGTCATTATTGGGGTCACAGTAGGTCTTCTCAATGTCTTCCATATTTTGCAGGTCCTTCCAGGTCTCACCATCACTGTCTAACACCTGCCATCTGTAAGGCAGGTGCCAATGGACACGAACACACTtatctggattaaaaaaaaaccatacaGAGGCAGTCATTAGGCagatgtaaacatgttctcGTCACACACGTGTATTGAGAAGTTACTGCTATAGATATGACTAGTTTCAGAGTTACCTTTGAAGCTGCAGTGTCTGCGAATAAAGAAGAGGCAGATTTCATTCCTTTCAGCATCGCTCATGGGTTTACACGGACAAGCAGAACTAGTGGGGGATCCGGGGTTGTCGTGGGAAGGCTTGTTCGGGGGGGTTCTCACCTCAGGCAGGGCTGGGGgaaatgcatacatacagtacataaaatcTAGTGTGCAGGCTACCGCTCACttgaaaaagttttttaaaaagtccTTATTCTTTACCAGGAACAGCAGTAGCTGGTCTCGCTTGCTGACCCATGACGATGAATTTATTTCTGTAGATCTCAAGGAGGTTTTTGATATTCTCCTGACTGATTCCCCGCAGATTCTTCATTCCATGTGTTTCAACACTGTGGGTTCTCTTACAGGAAGCGCCAAACTTGCAGTCACCCTGGAGATAGTGCTGGCAGACGTGAAGCTTGGTGCAGGTGGTGGTGAACTTGCATGAACCGTGCAAACCAATGCCCTTGTTGTAATGCGGGCAGATCTAGAGGGGTGTACAGGGAGGCCACGACCATATCATTACACCGAAAATGTACGAGAGTTCATTCAAAAATATGCATCGGTTTCTACACAACAGCAATAGATGCAGTACTATTGGCGGTACAACCTACATCAGGAAGCAGATATGGATCATTCTGCAGTAACAGCTGGAACAGCTGTTTCTCCGTCAAATCGTGAAGACCATATCTTTTCAAAAGCTCTGCATTGTGTGGAGAAACCAGACTATGGGGATTTTTACACTTGAGTCTGAAAAATAGCAAAAAAGGAATACAATTTGTCAGTGAAGGGGTTTAGTTTTACTAAATTTACCACTGGAAGTATTCATTTGGTTCCTGCAATATACAGGCATTTTAAGCTTTTATGTGTTAATATTactaattagttttttttgggttgATGTTATTATTGTGTGATCGGCCGGGATACTACATGTCTTTTCCTACTGGGACAAAATCAACTCCATAAATATCCCTGCAGTCTTCTGTCCATTTAATCAAATGTTTGACTGCAAGACACATTTTGTCCATAACCCCCTTCAGTCTATAGAGGGTTAAACTCAGTCTATGGTAAAGCTACACTTTCTTTGTGAACAACAGCACtcatttgtgcttttttttacttataGTTAGAGTGGGTCATTCAAGATCATAATATGATGCGAATTACTGCCATCTTCTGGTTCAATAAAAGGACTTACAATAAAGTATCTGAACAAGCGTTGATCTatctagaccagtggttcttaacctgggttcgatcgaaccccaggggttcggtgagtcagtctcaggggttcggcggaggtcaagacacacacccgactcatatgattcgtgatgacacgccccgcttggccatcatcagaagggttcggtgaatgcgcatatgaaactggtgggggtcagtacctccaacaaggttaagaaccactgatctagactatctccacagtgctgggTAGCCTTGATCTTACAGAAAATCACATGGGCTATTTCAAAGTTGGTTTTGTTTCCCATTGACGCCCAAACAGACCGTCAAGCTGTATACTGCCCATCCACTTAATATAAAGTTTAGGTTTTTTGTTGGACTGACATCtttcttcaaatgttttgtgttcTGAGAAAAGTTATGTCTAGACCACATACATACAAAGGCCAAATGTCCCAATGATAGAATACAATGGAACGCCTTTATTGTCATAGCACAATGAAATCTGCTGTGCATCTCCTGAATAGGTACATTCAACATCCCACACTGTACACATACTGTAGGCACACCTGTCATGCAGAAAACTATACTAAttaaaaatactaataaaaacAAGCGGGATACAATTAACTATTTTTGTATATTATTGAGTGTTATATAGAGTTATTGCACATTTCCTCCTTTACAGTATTGAAAATATGATTCCAGTTTTTGTCCTGTGGTGTGGTGTGATGATTTTGAGGGtagtggggtgtgtgtgtgtgtgtgtgtgtgtgtgtgtggagggggggggggtgagttcAGTTTAGTGACACAGGTGATGATAATATTTGCATGATGatgcaatttccccactgtgggacaaataaaagttttttcttATATAATGATGTTCACAGTTCATAAAGTACTCTACAGTAGGCTATTTATTGTTATCTCATAGCAAGTTATTAAATAACCGTTCAATTCTGTCGGATTGCATTTGCCTGTGTGCATATACCTTTAAGACTGACTTATTAAGACTTATTGTGCAGTTCCACACAGCTCTTTATTTACTCTTTCAGGCTGAAGTTGGGCGGAGCTTCACCAGGAATGACATACGGTTGCTAAACTTGTTACAACAATAAGATGACAAAGAGTTGACTTGTCCTGTCGCAACAGATGTGCCAATATGAGTTATGGATAGGTCATCCTCTTTACACCTTATACGGTAGGCCCATACGCGCCCAGCTGGTCCAGAGAAACGTTCTAATCAATACATATAGTGAAAACACCTGTAGgcctattatatatatatatatatatatatatatatatatatatatatatatatatatatatattctctgTACAGTTTGATATCGGCTGTATGATAAAGGAATGTTGACTTAAAGTCTTTTAGCTTAACCAATTTGATTGTACAGTAGGCCTAATAGGCCCTTGTAGGATCATTTGCAACGTTATTATAaagttaggggaacgttctctaaaggttgacgttaggataacgttaggggaacgttgtctaaaggttgcaacgttaggataacgttaggggaacgttgtctaaaggttgcaacgttaggataacgttaggggaacgttctctaaaggttgcaacgtttttATAACgctaggggaacgttctctaatggttgcaacgttaggataacgttaggggaacgttgtctaaaggttgcaacgttagggtaacgttaggggaacgttctctaaaggttgcaacgtttttataacgttaggggaacgttgtCTAatggttgcaacgttaggataacgttaggggaacgttgtctaaaggttgcaacgttaggataacgttaggggaacgttctctaaaggttgcaacgttctGAGAACGTTCGATGTCACCAAACactaacgttcccagaacgttaggGAGTCTTTCTGATCaaccaaaacacaagcaaagcaaaacacaaccaaacctaaccttcagggaaTAACATTTGTTATCTGGGAAGTTATGCCGTTGTACCAGGCCTACTGCTTGATAAAAGACAACAAAGCCTCCAGCTGTAGCACAGCAGTAGGCTACTTACCCGAACGTGCAGTCTCCGCAAACATAATACCTGCACAGGTGTAACCCATCGCACTGTGGACACTCTCCGGGTTTTCTCTGACAGAGCCGCAGACTGGTTTTAGCCACTATCAGACTGTCCGGGCTGACTATTTGACTGCCGACTACCTTCTGTCTGCCTTCTTGAATAGCTATTTTACCATCGTCGAAGAGGACAGTCCGAAGTACTGTATCCGCAACGGTGAAACTATGTGCTATCTTCTCTTCCAGGCACTTAAAGTCCAAAGAACCCTGATGGTCGCACAGAGTCTTGATGACAAATTTAGAGACGACTGAAGTCATTCTGAAATGAGTTTAGTCTGGTCACTGTTGGACTAGACTGAGTTATCGCAGCTCTAGCGACGCCTGGTTACAGAGAAACgaaactgaaacttttttttttttttccaaaaaaaaaacaatggtaggTNNNNNNNNNNGCCTCTAGAAGAAAAACACGCTTCTTCATATTTTATACATTCAGTTATTGAGAATGAGGTAATACGTCATGATAGTTTGCTGTCTCATCACGATTTGGGAGGGAAGTGGGAACAGtttgaagagaaaaaagaggaaaagtgatTTCAATCTAACGTTATACGCTTTACGCCAATGTTTCTATAGGTTTACTATTATAAGTTGAATTAGTGTTGTtattgtgaaaattaaaatcaagctttcttcttttctgtatttatttttagctaAATTGGCAGATTACAGAGGTTTACGCAAACACCTGAAGGCAACACCAGCCCTAGCAACCACTGCTAAGGTTCAGTGTACCCTAGCAACCATGGAGGATGAACAAAACGGCAAATATGTCACACAAGAACTCAACAACCGACTCGAAGAActaaagtaattaaaataaagattaaagtTTGTCAAACTAAATATGATTTTATTAGCTTACCTATTTTTGCGCAGCCTGCTAACGTTGCCCGCTAAGGCTAACAtagctaacgctaacgctaGTTCGGTTATTTAGCAATAGGGTAAGCAGTTAAATACTACtagcgttagcgttagctagttagttagttaactTTAGTAAAAGCATATctaactagctagctatctgtGTCCTAgacctgttagctagctagctagctagctatttaAGAGTAAAGTCACATACTTTAAATTAGGTAAGGTAGCGTTATATTATGATGTGACATCACAATGTGACATGTTAAAATAAGCAAATTTGTATCGTTAgcgttagtttttttttgtattgtatccactaacctattttatacagtgaGTCTACGTAGCTAGCTACTAACGTTAAGCAACTTTAACTAACGTTATCTaactttagctaacgttactgcaTATTAAGATAAGCAATACTAGATAAATGAGGAGCTGAAGCAATTCAGCTTTTAGCTTTAAGCAAATACAGCTAACAATTTTGGTTCaaagaacgttctgggaacgttcggtTTTGGTTGATGAACGTTCCCCAAACGTTCTTTTGTTACATTCCCctaacttttaaaaaacttttacaACCATGATAccaatttttattattactttaaactGTCTTTGCATGAGCAGGAATGAGTTGCAGCTGTTTCTTTAGCTAGTTGACTTTAAAGTTGTTGATATTCACTTCCACCAAGATGTTCCAATGCAGCCCTTCTGGCAGAGATCGACATGTTTGAACGGTTCATCGGCCGCATGGACCCTCAGGACCTGGGGTCCCATGCTGGGGAAGATGGTCCAGGAACAGCAGGAGGAGCATCCCAGCTGGAGGGCGGGGTAAGTGCTACCCAGTGACCCAATCCTCACAAAAACAGGATTACTCTATTACtttttaggttaaaaaaaatgacaaaacatgcTACATATTTGCGACCCTTTCTGTAACAATCTCGGAGGCAGTCCTGATTCTAATTATGTTCCCTGGACAGATGATCTCTCTGCACTGTACTCCTGAAAGCTCAatctgtgtacgtgtgtgtaccTTGGCAGGGTCGTGGACGGAGGCGGAGGTCCCGGTCCAACATTTCAGATCACTCCCATCAGCTGACTTTGGAACAAAAACTCTATGTGGCACAGACCGAAGTAACAGAGACACGACAGGACCAGGAGAAACTCAAACAGAGACATGAGAAAATTCAGGACAACTACAAGGTTTTGATACACCCtcgtaggcctgcacgattaatcgttataaaatcgcgatCTNNNNNNNNNNtgttcacgatttaattttttaataaattcaaCTTGATAAAAGTAAAGCgttgcaatgctctcccttctcttcatggaagcctctatgtttacaggctcgTGGTGATGcccaatgtgctataggtgccaaaaaaatcagtttggttTGGTTAAAATTATCAAGTAAATGCCCTTAGTTTTCATCTTTGTCAGTGTCTCTCATAGAGCAATAACGTTATATCTTTCCCACCATTACATTTCTCGTAGACGTGTATAGTAAGGaggccgacaggggcaaacgcctaacttcagaaaacacacgttttaatgtatttggtaatgctgtgtgtatatgcagcgagttgctgaatgctgcacatgtgttgtcaaattaatgaaggtgttttcttaatttgcttgtgttttgtctNNNNNNNNNNgtgttttctgaagttgcagggcgtttggCCCTGCCGTCTACCGTAGTAGTTTCCGACTGGAAACCCAGAAATTCCAacattccatgtaaa
This genomic stretch from Etheostoma spectabile isolate EspeVRDwgs_2016 chromosome 8, UIUC_Espe_1.0, whole genome shotgun sequence harbors:
- the parp12a gene encoding protein mono-ADP-ribosyltransferase PARP12, which gives rise to MTSVVSKFVIKTLCDHQGSLDFKCLEEKIAHSFTVADTVLRTVLFDDGKIAIQEGRQKVVGSQIVSPDSLIVAKTSLRLCQRKPGECPQCDGLHLCRYYVCGDCTFGLKCKNPHSLVSPHNAELLKRYGLHDLTEKQLFQLLLQNDPYLLPDICPHYNKGIGLHGSCKFTTTCTKLHVCQHYLQGDCKFGASCKRTHSVETHGMKNLRGISQENIKNLLEIYRNKFIVMGQQARPATAVPALPEVRTPPNKPSHDNPGSPTSSACPCKPMSDAERNEICLFFIRRHCSFKDKCVRVHWHLPYRWQVLDSDGETWKDLQNMEDIEKTYCDPNNDTSRMDSPSSTLGIFRLLSLQSSPSPVVQSVDFRTMKYGGSPVRRLSTASSVSKPPHFILTTQWVWYWKDDRGQWQEFGQGDGTASVTSQTLENVYLADRDTEIPFGAGKQQYILHFKGEPGTEQMYQQNVKYNTKREVRRRPLFVSTLDMEVKLKSASSNSSSSPTAECFPSHWDKTALPDFGYKLVRLSKSAKEYVMIEQLFKRTMPQGNINSIQRIQNPSXXXVFQWQKEQMKTRIGGKAVNEQYLFHGTDESLIEAICEQNFDWRMCGVHGTAYGKGSYFARDASYSDRYASVKRTLNKIMFAALVLVGEYTRGSSSYVRPPAKGKGTTLYDSCVDNESNPSIYVVFEKLQIYPEYLIKYS